The Deltaproteobacteria bacterium region TCTACTTAGAGTCACAGCTCCCCACCCCAAAACACGAGACAATTCGCTTTGTGTCAAGCCATATTTCTTCCGAAGCCCCTTGATCTCCTCCGGCTGAAGCATATTATGCCTTTTTCGATAAATTCTATAAACTCTAGCAAGAGGATCGTCTTCAGATTTTGAATTGATAAACTCCTCCCCACACTTATTACACCTAAAGGCTTCATAGTCTATGTCGATGTGTTCCCCTCGAATCTTAAAGGCCTTTTTTTTATGAACAGTTTCGATTCCGCCTTCTTCTCCACAAAGAGCACAGATATCATTCATTTTGTCACCTCCTTCCTTACTTGAAATGGGTAGCCTATTGGTTCTTCAGCAAAGTGAAACGATATGCATACGGGGTGTACGCCTCCCGTGAGCTTAACTTTTATATACACTTCCTCATGTTCAATGATTTTTCCAAATTCCCAAACGTCGCCTTGACGGTCCCTATCCGGTTTTGGACCATCCACATAGTGCGTGCAATCAAGCCTCAAAATCTCTTTTTGAACATCAACGTTGTTAAATCCCAGCTCAATCTGCGTGTTGACGTTCTTTTCCCGTTGAACAACCCATATTCCTCGCTGGGTGACTATCTGCTTGAAATTGCCCAGAAACTTATTTACGTCGCCTTGGGAAGCCAAGATACCACTTCAATCTTTTTGCTCGCATTATGCCCAATGTCTCCTAAAATATTATATACTATCCTGTGATAAATTTGTCAAGCAATTCTTATCATATGATAAGAATCTCGTGTATCATTCCGCACATCAGCCCATTGTTTTCAGCCTATTTGGTCAACATTTGGTCAACACTTGCCAAATCCCTGGCAAAACATATCCCTCCCTTTGTTTGGAAGAGTTGAGATTGTAACCATTATGTCACCGTGACGTTCAAAAAAAACCTCACAGAATCCCATAAAATCTAAAGTTGAGAAATTGCCTCATAACCTTGTGGGAAAAGGGGAAAGCCCCAAGTGCTGAGGCTTTCCGCAAATCCCCCCAAAATGCCCTTGAACCGATTCCTAATCCTTGCGCCGCCAGTTCGATTCTGGCCGGGGGCACCAACTCCCCTCTTTTCCGCGCCAGTTTTTCGATGCAAAGCCCCTGTAGCATCTACGCGTGACTTTCGTCGTATAAGCCATCCCAGAAGCAACGAACCAGAAAAGCTGTCAACCTTTCACGAGCGCTGCCCATCAAACAAGGAATTTAAACCGGTAAAACTCAATGACCGAGAAGAGGAGGTGCCAAGTTAGCGCTGTTTGACCCCGCCAGGGGACGCGGGGAGCGGGCAC contains the following coding sequences:
- a CDS encoding type II toxin-antitoxin system MqsR family toxin, yielding MASQGDVNKFLGNFKQIVTQRGIWVVQREKNVNTQIELGFNNVDVQKEILRLDCTHYVDGPKPDRDRQGDVWEFGKIIEHEEVYIKVKLTGGVHPVCISFHFAEEPIGYPFQVRKEVTK